Proteins found in one Solitalea lacus genomic segment:
- a CDS encoding ribonuclease H-like YkuK family protein, protein MAWKKFNGEIIHFPILEEVEKAIERESAQGYKLKVCIGTDSQIKGDTIDYATVIVFLREHHGGFMYIHQDKSIKKMGIRERMLTEVQKSIDIAYALCPLLELYEVEMEVHADINTNPSFKSNIALHEAMGYILSMGFVFKAKPEAFASSNCANKVVQ, encoded by the coding sequence ATGGCTTGGAAAAAATTCAACGGAGAAATTATTCATTTCCCCATTTTAGAGGAGGTAGAAAAAGCCATTGAGAGAGAAAGTGCTCAAGGCTACAAATTAAAGGTATGCATCGGCACTGACTCACAAATTAAAGGCGACACGATCGACTATGCAACCGTAATTGTCTTTTTGCGCGAACATCATGGTGGTTTTATGTACATCCATCAGGATAAATCCATTAAAAAGATGGGTATTCGAGAGCGAATGTTAACAGAAGTCCAAAAATCAATTGATATTGCCTATGCACTTTGTCCTTTACTTGAGCTATATGAAGTTGAAATGGAAGTACATGCAGATATTAATACCAACCCTAGTTTTAAATCAAACATTGCCTTGCACGAGGCTATGGGTTATATATTAAGCATGGGCTTTGTATTTAAAGCTAAACCAGAGGCATTTGCAAGCAGTAATTGTGCTAATAAAGTGGTGCAATAG
- the htpG gene encoding molecular chaperone HtpG, translating to MAQKGSISVNTENIFPIIKKFLYSDHDIFLRELVANATDASQKLQKLAGIGDFKGELGDLTIRIKVDKDKKTLIISDRGIGMTEAEVMKYINQVAFSGATEFVEKFKDIDTTSIIGKFGLGFYSAFMVAEKVELVTKSYQDAPAVKWTCDGSTEFSIEEVEKADRGTDIILYLNSDSEEFLEDIKVRDILNRYCRFMPISIVFGKDTEKIKEGEEEKTVEKDHVINSVQPLYARDPQSLKDEDYLNFYRELYPMAEDPLFWIHLNVDYPFNLTGILYFPKVKNDITLHKDKIQLYSRQVFITDNVENIVPEFLRLMHGVIDSPDIPLNVSRSYLQSDANVKKISNYITRKVADKLEELFKNDRVLFEQKWESIGLFVKYGMVTDEKFFEKAQKFCLYESLDSKFFTLEEYKEKIKDNQVDKDGNYTLIYTSSPSQQDIFIRAAKNRGFDVLKMDALIDNHFISNVEYKLEKVRMKRVDADTVDKLVETDSKLDVALTEEQKKEVDSIFKKATGNDKLDLEVAAMSGDEMPVSIVRPEFMRRMMEMQELSGGNGGMFGFNGFGAEKVMVNGNHPLIQKLLKETEEKQGQLARQAYDLALLAQGMLKGEALTNFIHRSLEIVD from the coding sequence ATGGCACAAAAAGGATCGATTTCAGTAAACACGGAAAACATCTTTCCTATTATTAAAAAATTTCTTTATTCCGATCATGATATTTTCTTGCGCGAATTAGTAGCTAATGCTACAGATGCTTCGCAAAAGTTGCAAAAGTTGGCGGGCATTGGTGATTTTAAAGGAGAGTTGGGCGACTTAACTATCCGCATCAAAGTAGATAAAGATAAAAAGACTTTGATTATTTCTGATCGCGGTATTGGTATGACCGAGGCTGAAGTGATGAAATACATCAATCAGGTGGCGTTTTCGGGGGCAACTGAATTTGTTGAGAAATTTAAAGACATCGATACTACTTCAATTATCGGTAAATTCGGTTTAGGTTTTTATTCGGCATTTATGGTAGCCGAAAAGGTGGAGTTGGTGACCAAGTCTTACCAAGATGCTCCTGCAGTAAAATGGACATGTGATGGTTCTACGGAATTTAGCATTGAAGAAGTTGAAAAGGCAGATAGAGGTACTGATATTATACTTTATCTGAACAGCGATTCGGAAGAGTTTTTAGAAGACATTAAAGTTCGTGATATTCTGAACCGTTATTGTCGCTTTATGCCAATTTCGATAGTATTTGGTAAAGACACTGAAAAAATAAAAGAAGGAGAAGAAGAAAAAACGGTTGAAAAAGATCATGTGATCAATTCAGTTCAGCCACTGTACGCTCGCGATCCGCAGTCATTAAAAGATGAAGATTATTTGAACTTTTATCGTGAGTTGTATCCAATGGCTGAAGATCCATTATTCTGGATTCATCTCAATGTTGATTATCCGTTCAATCTTACCGGAATACTATATTTCCCTAAGGTGAAAAACGACATCACATTGCATAAAGATAAAATTCAACTTTACTCGCGACAGGTATTCATTACAGATAATGTAGAGAATATCGTTCCTGAGTTTTTACGCTTAATGCACGGAGTTATCGATTCGCCTGATATTCCTTTGAATGTTTCACGTTCATACCTGCAGTCGGATGCTAATGTAAAGAAAATCAGCAACTACATTACACGTAAGGTAGCTGATAAGTTAGAAGAATTGTTTAAAAACGACCGAGTTTTATTTGAGCAAAAATGGGAGAGCATTGGCCTGTTTGTGAAATACGGCATGGTGACCGACGAGAAATTCTTTGAAAAAGCTCAGAAATTCTGCTTATATGAAAGTTTGGATAGCAAATTCTTCACTTTAGAAGAATACAAAGAAAAAATCAAAGATAATCAGGTTGATAAAGACGGGAATTATACCTTAATCTATACTTCAAGTCCATCCCAACAAGATATTTTCATTCGTGCGGCTAAAAATCGAGGTTTTGATGTGTTGAAGATGGACGCTTTGATTGATAATCATTTTATCAGCAATGTTGAATATAAGCTTGAAAAAGTACGTATGAAACGTGTTGATGCTGACACTGTGGATAAACTGGTTGAAACTGATTCAAAGTTAGACGTTGCATTAACTGAGGAGCAGAAAAAAGAAGTTGACTCAATTTTCAAAAAGGCTACCGGTAATGATAAGCTTGATTTGGAAGTTGCAGCTATGAGCGGCGATGAAATGCCGGTAAGTATTGTTCGTCCTGAGTTTATGCGAAGAATGATGGAAATGCAAGAACTATCGGGCGGCAATGGGGGTATGTTTGGCTTTAACGGGTTCGGAGCAGAAAAAGTAATGGTAAATGGGAATCATCCGCTTATTCAAAAGTTGTTAAAAGAAACTGAAGAAAAACAAGGTCAGTTAGCCCGTCAGGCTTACGATTTAGCTTTGTTAGCACAGGGTATGCTTAAAGGAGAGGCCCTTACTAACTTTATTCATCGTTCACTTGAGATTGTTGATTAA
- a CDS encoding ATP-dependent Clp protease ATP-binding subunit, whose product MEAKFSPRVKDVISYSREEALRLGHDYIGTEHLLLGLIREGDGIAIKLLKGMGIDTYKLRKTIEDAVKGTSGTTVNLGNIPLTKQAEKVLKITYLEAKIFKSEVIGTEHLLLSLLRDEDNIASQVLNQFNVNYEVFKAELEANVSGIRSEAPQSSSDEENYREEENFGSSKKTSDSKSKTPVLDNFGRDLTKAAEEGKLDPIVGREKEIERVSQILSRRKKNNPILIGEPGVGKSAIAEGLALRIVQRKVSRVLFNKRVVTLDLASLVAGTKYRGQFEERMKAVMNELEKSPDVILFIDEIHTIVGAGGASGSLDASNMFKPALARGEIQCIGATTLDEYRQYIEKDGALDRRFQKVMVEPATVDETIEILNRIKEKYEEHHGVNYTPEAINACVNLTNRYITDRFLPDKAIDALDEAGSRVHLTNIHVPQNIIDIEQRIEEIKLEKNRVVRSQKYEEAAKLRDTEKHLLEELDKAKTEWEAETKTKRYVVSEDNVAEVVAMMTGIPVQRVGQADSQKLLNMADELRDKIIGQDEAIKKLTKAIQRTRAGLKDPRKPIGSFIFLGPTGVGKTELAKALARFMFDTDDSLIQIDMSEYMEKFAVSRLVGAPPGYVGYEEGGQLTEKVRRKPYSVVLLDEIEKAHPDVFNILLQVLDEGVLTDSLGRKVDFRNTVIIMTSNIGARQLKDFGQGVGFTTSTKLAGADSHSRGVIETALKRAFAPEFLNRVDDVVVFNSLNKEDIFKIIDIELKSLFGRIQNLGYTIQLTDDAKELIAERGFDPNFGARPLNRAIQKYLEDPIAEEILKGEIQDGDIMEIGVDKETNEIKINILKEARKRKKKEEDNLS is encoded by the coding sequence ATGGAAGCAAAATTTTCACCGAGAGTTAAAGACGTCATTTCGTACAGTCGCGAGGAGGCTTTACGATTAGGGCACGACTATATAGGTACAGAACATTTGCTTTTAGGACTGATCCGTGAGGGCGATGGCATTGCCATCAAGTTGCTGAAAGGGATGGGTATTGATACCTACAAGTTGCGTAAAACTATTGAAGACGCAGTTAAAGGCACTTCTGGCACAACGGTTAATTTGGGAAATATTCCGTTAACCAAACAAGCGGAGAAGGTTCTGAAAATTACATACCTGGAGGCAAAAATATTCAAAAGCGAGGTGATTGGGACAGAACACTTGTTGCTTTCATTGTTGCGAGATGAAGATAATATTGCTTCTCAAGTATTGAATCAGTTTAATGTTAACTATGAGGTTTTTAAAGCTGAACTTGAAGCCAATGTGAGTGGCATCAGAAGTGAGGCGCCTCAAAGTTCTTCTGATGAGGAAAACTACAGAGAAGAAGAAAACTTTGGAAGCTCTAAGAAAACCAGTGATTCAAAGTCTAAGACTCCTGTACTCGATAATTTTGGTCGAGATTTAACCAAAGCTGCAGAAGAAGGTAAACTGGATCCGATCGTTGGACGTGAAAAAGAAATTGAACGTGTTTCTCAAATTCTTTCCCGTCGTAAGAAAAATAATCCGATCCTTATTGGTGAACCTGGAGTTGGTAAGTCAGCTATTGCAGAGGGTTTAGCATTAAGAATTGTTCAGCGTAAAGTTTCCCGTGTACTTTTCAATAAACGTGTGGTAACCCTTGATTTGGCATCATTAGTTGCCGGAACCAAGTACCGCGGACAATTTGAAGAGCGTATGAAAGCAGTCATGAACGAATTGGAGAAATCTCCTGATGTGATTCTGTTCATCGACGAAATTCATACTATTGTTGGAGCAGGAGGAGCCTCAGGATCGTTGGATGCTTCTAATATGTTTAAACCTGCATTAGCAAGAGGTGAGATTCAATGTATTGGAGCTACAACTTTAGATGAGTACCGTCAGTATATTGAAAAAGATGGAGCATTAGATCGTCGTTTCCAAAAGGTAATGGTTGAACCTGCTACTGTAGATGAAACCATTGAAATTTTGAATAGAATTAAGGAGAAATACGAAGAACATCATGGTGTTAATTATACTCCTGAAGCGATTAATGCTTGTGTCAATTTAACCAATCGCTACATTACTGACCGTTTCTTACCTGATAAAGCAATTGACGCTTTGGATGAAGCCGGTTCTCGCGTACACTTAACCAATATTCACGTGCCTCAAAACATTATTGATATTGAGCAACGAATTGAGGAAATTAAGCTGGAAAAAAACCGGGTAGTTCGTAGTCAGAAATATGAGGAAGCAGCCAAGCTTCGTGATACAGAGAAACATCTGTTAGAAGAATTGGATAAAGCTAAAACTGAATGGGAAGCTGAAACTAAAACTAAGCGTTATGTGGTTTCAGAAGATAACGTGGCAGAGGTTGTTGCAATGATGACAGGAATTCCTGTTCAACGAGTTGGCCAGGCTGATAGTCAAAAATTGCTTAATATGGCTGATGAACTGAGAGATAAGATCATTGGTCAGGATGAGGCTATTAAAAAGCTTACAAAAGCCATTCAACGTACACGTGCCGGGTTAAAAGACCCTAGAAAGCCTATTGGTTCTTTCATATTCTTAGGTCCTACAGGTGTTGGTAAAACAGAGTTGGCCAAAGCCTTAGCTCGATTCATGTTTGATACAGATGATTCATTGATTCAAATCGACATGAGTGAATACATGGAGAAATTTGCAGTTTCTCGTTTGGTGGGTGCTCCTCCAGGATATGTTGGCTACGAAGAAGGCGGACAGTTAACTGAAAAAGTTCGTCGTAAACCTTATTCAGTTGTGTTATTAGATGAAATCGAAAAAGCACATCCTGATGTATTCAATATCTTGTTGCAAGTACTGGATGAAGGTGTGTTAACCGACAGCTTGGGTCGCAAAGTTGACTTCCGTAACACGGTTATCATTATGACTTCAAACATTGGTGCACGTCAGTTAAAAGACTTTGGTCAAGGTGTTGGTTTTACTACTTCGACTAAGCTTGCAGGTGCAGATAGCCATTCACGTGGTGTAATTGAAACTGCTTTAAAGCGTGCTTTTGCTCCTGAGTTCTTAAACCGTGTTGATGACGTTGTTGTATTCAATTCATTGAACAAGGAAGATATCTTCAAAATTATTGACATTGAGCTGAAATCATTGTTTGGACGTATTCAAAATTTAGGCTATACAATTCAGTTGACAGACGATGCGAAAGAGTTAATTGCTGAGCGTGGCTTTGATCCAAACTTCGGAGCTCGTCCGCTAAATCGTGCTATTCAAAAATATCTTGAAGATCCGATAGCGGAAGAGATACTTAAAGGAGAGATTCAGGATGGAGATATTATGGAAATTGGTGTTGATAAAGAAACCAATGAAATAAAGATCAATATTTTGAAGGAAGCGCGTAAGCGCAAGAAAAAAGAAGAAGATAATTTAAGTTAA
- the ettA gene encoding energy-dependent translational throttle protein EttA — protein MSDEKIIFSMAGVNKIYPPQKQVLKNIYLSFFYGAKIGVIGLNGSGKSSLLKIIAGLDKSYQGEVVFSPGYTVGYLAQEPQLDPDKTVKEVVQEGAQHIIDILKEYEEINERFGLPEVYENPDEMDKLMNRQGELQDKIDAVGAWELDNKLERAMDALRCPEPDTKIAVLSGGERRRVALCRLLIQEPDVLLLDEPTNHLDAESIDWLEMHLQQYKGTVIAVTHDRYFLDNVAGWILELDRGEGIPWKGNYSSWLDQKAKRLAQEEKSETKRQKTLERELEWVRMAPKARHAKSKARLSAYDKLASEETKDREEKLELFIPPGPRLGNVVIEAHGVSKAYGDRILFENLEFSLPPAGIVGIIGPNGAGKTTLFKLITGQEKSDTGSFKVGETVKLGYVDQTHNDLDPDKTVFENITGGTENIMLGNKSMNGRAYVSKFNFNGADQQKKVGVLSGGERNRAHLAITLKEGANVLLLDEPTNDIDVNTLRSLEEALENFGGCAVIISHDRWFLDRICTHILAFEGNSQVYFFEGNYTEYEENRKKRLGNDTPHRIKYKNLV, from the coding sequence ATGTCAGACGAAAAAATCATATTTTCAATGGCTGGGGTAAACAAGATTTACCCGCCACAAAAGCAAGTTTTAAAGAATATTTACCTGTCCTTTTTTTACGGTGCTAAAATTGGTGTAATTGGTTTAAACGGCTCCGGAAAATCATCTCTTCTTAAGATCATTGCCGGTTTAGATAAGTCATATCAAGGCGAAGTAGTATTCTCACCAGGATACACTGTTGGATATTTAGCCCAAGAACCTCAATTAGATCCAGATAAAACGGTAAAAGAGGTTGTTCAAGAAGGCGCTCAACACATCATTGACATCCTGAAAGAATACGAGGAAATTAACGAACGTTTTGGACTGCCGGAGGTTTATGAAAACCCTGATGAGATGGACAAATTAATGAACCGTCAAGGCGAGTTACAAGATAAGATTGACGCTGTTGGAGCATGGGAGCTTGACAATAAACTGGAGCGTGCAATGGATGCGTTACGTTGTCCAGAACCGGACACAAAAATTGCCGTTTTGTCAGGTGGAGAACGTCGCCGCGTGGCATTATGTCGCTTATTGATTCAAGAGCCGGATGTTTTATTATTGGACGAGCCTACCAACCATTTGGACGCCGAGTCAATTGATTGGTTAGAAATGCACCTTCAACAATATAAAGGTACCGTAATAGCTGTTACTCACGACCGTTATTTTCTGGACAATGTTGCCGGTTGGATATTAGAATTAGACCGTGGAGAAGGTATTCCCTGGAAAGGTAATTACTCCTCATGGTTAGATCAGAAAGCGAAACGTTTAGCCCAGGAAGAAAAATCGGAAACCAAACGTCAAAAAACCTTGGAACGTGAGTTGGAATGGGTACGAATGGCTCCGAAAGCTCGTCATGCTAAGTCTAAAGCACGTTTATCAGCATACGACAAGCTTGCTAGCGAAGAAACCAAAGACAGGGAAGAAAAGTTGGAATTATTCATTCCTCCAGGACCTCGTTTAGGAAATGTGGTAATTGAAGCCCATGGTGTATCAAAGGCATATGGAGACCGTATCTTATTTGAAAACCTTGAATTTAGTTTACCTCCAGCTGGTATCGTGGGAATTATTGGACCGAATGGTGCTGGTAAAACCACTTTATTTAAATTGATTACCGGTCAGGAAAAATCAGATACCGGTTCATTTAAAGTGGGAGAAACTGTAAAACTAGGCTACGTGGATCAAACCCATAATGATTTGGATCCGGATAAAACAGTGTTTGAGAACATTACCGGAGGGACCGAAAATATAATGCTGGGCAACAAATCGATGAATGGTCGTGCTTATGTATCGAAATTCAATTTTAACGGTGCCGACCAACAGAAAAAAGTTGGGGTACTTTCGGGAGGGGAACGTAACAGGGCTCATCTAGCCATTACTCTAAAAGAAGGCGCTAACGTGTTACTGCTTGATGAACCTACCAATGATATTGATGTAAACACATTACGTTCATTAGAGGAAGCCTTGGAAAACTTTGGAGGCTGTGCTGTAATTATTTCCCACGACCGTTGGTTTCTGGACCGTATTTGTACGCATATTTTAGCATTTGAAGGAAATTCACAGGTTTATTTCTTTGAAGGTAATTATACCGAATATGAAGAAAATCGTAAAAAACGCTTAGGCAACGATACCCCGCATCGAATTAAGTATAAGAACTTAGTATAA
- a CDS encoding histidine kinase N-terminal 7TM domain-containing protein has translation MTLFTNIYTLFLCLAGLTSIFLALKIYKLAGRAVKWFGLLLIFISIWAIAYGFELSSQTLEQMKFWLKIEYIGISFLPVFWLAFILLYLGKERWMNKFNLTFIFLIPIITLVLVWTNDYHHFHYLSLSLDTQSGPFPLLAIKRGLWYRVFISYFYFVTAFAVLMLFLKYKKSNDIYKKHNTSLLIGSIIPWVANVFYLAGVRPYQHIDLTPFAFMLTGLIIGLSFIRFRLFDIIPVAREKVIDAMSDGILVLDTQNRIVDANRQMLEYLNHKNSTAVIGSFFNDILPFCILQHKISQNRVTLNEEIRLTKGEDELLLAVDVAPIFDDNRKYGGAVLMFKDITSQKKDELKLQQQSKELQALNQLKSQLFSIISHDLRSPLVNLVDVLNLAEENLLTEMEFKTMLPKLSKNIAYTFDLLENLLFWSKNQFEGALISPEYFNLKKMVSTELHYFQLSAKAKGVKLKKQISGDINVFADLQMIRLVVRNLLSNAIKFCHAGSKVLIGAALNEDKSVVIYVEDSGVGMGTNELEMLQRQESFTIRGTQDETGTGLGLLLCHEFVKKNKGQLFIESELNKGSKFSFTLPVGKVNEEAY, from the coding sequence ATGACATTATTTACTAACATCTATACGCTGTTTTTGTGTTTGGCGGGACTAACCTCCATTTTTCTTGCTTTAAAAATTTACAAATTGGCAGGTCGGGCCGTTAAATGGTTTGGTCTTCTTTTGATTTTTATATCTATATGGGCTATCGCTTACGGTTTTGAGCTATCTAGTCAAACTCTTGAGCAGATGAAATTCTGGCTTAAGATAGAGTATATTGGGATATCGTTTTTGCCTGTGTTTTGGTTAGCCTTTATACTGCTTTACTTAGGTAAGGAAAGGTGGATGAATAAATTTAACCTAACATTCATATTCTTAATTCCAATAATAACATTGGTTTTGGTATGGACGAATGATTATCATCATTTTCATTATTTGTCCTTATCTCTTGATACACAAAGTGGGCCATTTCCTTTATTGGCGATTAAGAGAGGGTTATGGTATCGAGTGTTTATCTCATATTTTTATTTTGTAACGGCATTTGCCGTATTAATGCTTTTTTTAAAATATAAAAAGTCAAATGATATTTATAAAAAGCACAATACCAGTTTGCTAATCGGATCAATTATTCCATGGGTAGCTAATGTTTTTTACTTAGCCGGTGTGAGACCTTATCAGCATATAGATTTAACACCCTTTGCTTTTATGTTAACAGGGTTGATAATTGGTTTAAGCTTTATAAGGTTTAGGCTTTTTGATATTATTCCTGTTGCAAGGGAAAAAGTGATTGACGCAATGAGTGATGGCATTTTGGTATTAGATACTCAAAATCGAATTGTTGATGCAAATCGACAAATGCTAGAGTATCTAAATCACAAAAACAGTACAGCTGTCATTGGTTCCTTTTTTAATGATATTCTCCCATTTTGCATTCTTCAACATAAGATAAGTCAAAATAGAGTTACTTTGAATGAAGAAATAAGATTGACCAAAGGTGAAGATGAATTGTTGTTAGCAGTTGATGTTGCTCCAATTTTTGATGATAATAGAAAATATGGGGGAGCAGTCCTGATGTTTAAAGACATTACCAGTCAGAAAAAGGATGAGCTAAAATTACAACAACAGTCTAAAGAATTGCAGGCCTTAAATCAATTAAAAAGTCAGCTATTCTCCATTATTTCACATGATTTAAGAAGTCCCTTGGTTAATTTGGTTGATGTGTTGAATCTTGCAGAAGAAAACCTCTTGACTGAAATGGAATTCAAAACGATGCTGCCAAAGCTTTCTAAAAATATTGCCTATACATTCGATTTACTTGAAAATCTACTTTTCTGGTCCAAAAACCAATTTGAAGGAGCGCTAATTTCACCAGAGTATTTTAATCTAAAAAAAATGGTAAGTACTGAATTGCATTATTTTCAGTTAAGTGCCAAAGCTAAAGGTGTTAAATTAAAGAAACAGATTAGTGGCGACATAAATGTGTTTGCAGATCTTCAAATGATTCGTTTAGTGGTAAGAAATTTATTAAGTAATGCAATAAAGTTTTGTCATGCAGGTAGCAAGGTGCTGATAGGTGCTGCATTGAATGAGGATAAATCGGTAGTAATTTATGTAGAAGATTCAGGTGTAGGTATGGGGACTAATGAGCTGGAAATGCTTCAGCGTCAGGAAAGTTTTACTATACGAGGAACTCAAGATGAAACAGGTACCGGTTTAGGTCTGCTGTTATGCCATGAATTTGTTAAAAAGAATAAAGGACAGTTGTTTATAGAAAGTGAATTAAATAAAGGCAGCAAATTTTCTTTTACATTACCGGTTGGAAAGGTTAACGAGGAAGCATATTAA
- a CDS encoding glycerophosphodiester phosphodiesterase family protein, producing MKPDIDIQGHRGCRGLMPENTIPAMIKAIDLGVQTLEMDCVISRDKKVVVSHDNFMSHEFVLQPNGESIEETEERKFNLYQLDYEAIRMFDVGSKVHPRFPDQKKFSVEKPLLSSLIDSVENYVNAKGLKPLYYNIETKLTPAGDVVFHPNPNEFVNLLMSVVLEKKIEDRVIVQSFDVRTLQVIHQLYPKIKTALLVENELGLEANLAVLGFVPAIYSPDFELLNEELVNSVHEKNMSLIPWTINKNADMERIAKMGVDGIITDYPDKAIKLFGNYQK from the coding sequence ATGAAGCCAGATATTGATATACAGGGACATAGAGGATGTAGGGGGTTAATGCCGGAAAATACAATCCCGGCTATGATTAAAGCGATTGATCTAGGTGTTCAAACGCTTGAAATGGATTGTGTTATTTCCAGAGATAAAAAAGTGGTGGTTTCGCATGATAATTTTATGTCACATGAGTTTGTGTTACAGCCTAACGGAGAGTCGATTGAGGAAACTGAAGAACGCAAATTCAATTTATATCAGTTGGATTATGAAGCTATAAGAATGTTTGATGTAGGAAGTAAGGTTCATCCTCGCTTTCCTGATCAAAAGAAGTTTTCAGTAGAAAAACCATTGTTATCTTCATTGATTGATAGTGTAGAGAATTACGTCAACGCTAAAGGACTTAAGCCATTGTATTATAACATTGAAACCAAGCTTACACCTGCAGGAGACGTAGTTTTTCACCCGAATCCTAATGAGTTTGTCAATCTATTGATGAGTGTAGTTCTTGAAAAGAAAATTGAAGATAGAGTAATTGTGCAATCATTTGATGTGAGAACACTTCAAGTGATTCATCAGCTTTACCCTAAAATAAAAACAGCTTTACTGGTGGAAAATGAGTTGGGATTGGAGGCTAATTTGGCTGTATTAGGATTTGTTCCTGCTATTTATAGTCCCGATTTCGAGCTTCTTAATGAAGAACTTGTAAATAGTGTTCATGAAAAAAACATGAGTTTGATACCGTGGACAATTAATAAAAATGCTGATATGGAACGGATTGCAAAGATGGGTGTGGATGGTATCATTACTGATTATCCTGATAAAGCCATTAAGCTATTTGGCAATTATCAAAAATAG
- a CDS encoding nucleoside deaminase, which produces MSELMNEFMQEAIRLSKEGPLKNEGGPFGCVIVKNGVIIGRGNNQVLTTNDPTAHAEVIAIRDACKNLGTFQLDGCEIYTSCEPCPMCLGAIYWARPSKVYFANTRKDAAEIGFDDDFIYREIPLNHNERQIPMIPLGREEALTVFQFWRSIDKKQLY; this is translated from the coding sequence TATGCAAGAAGCCATACGGCTATCAAAAGAAGGGCCCTTAAAAAATGAGGGCGGCCCCTTTGGCTGTGTGATTGTTAAAAATGGTGTAATTATCGGTCGCGGAAACAATCAGGTTTTAACCACTAATGACCCCACTGCTCATGCAGAGGTAATAGCTATTCGTGACGCATGTAAAAACCTTGGAACTTTTCAGCTTGATGGTTGCGAAATTTACACTTCATGTGAGCCTTGTCCTATGTGCTTAGGTGCTATTTATTGGGCAAGACCTTCCAAGGTCTATTTTGCAAACACTCGTAAGGATGCTGCAGAAATTGGCTTTGATGATGACTTTATTTACAGAGAAATTCCTCTTAACCATAACGAAAGGCAGATTCCAATGATTCCCTTAGGGAGAGAGGAAGCCCTTACAGTGTTTCAGTTTTGGCGCAGTATAGACAAAAAACAACTTTATTAA
- a CDS encoding pirin family protein produces the protein MKDRSVSAVLTAQTIDMEGIAVKQAFPTQKIENIDPFLLLHHVKTVIPNYINPVKAGFAPHPHRGFSPVTFVFEGGVHHRDSRGNNSIIYEGGVQWMNSGMGIMHSERPPHDIQNFGGKQELVQLWINTPRAHKMDQPQYFPIASAEIPFIKSDDELIEVKIVAGELSGIKGSIQHITPINAYVIKAEKNGKMQLELPSNHNAFLYLLNGQLRIAGLGLVDAETAIKFNNDGKVITIEAIKDLRAIIMTGEPINEPIVAHGPFVMNYEGEILEAMRDYRMGKMGILIED, from the coding sequence ATGAAAGACAGAAGCGTTTCTGCTGTATTAACAGCGCAAACAATAGATATGGAAGGAATTGCCGTTAAACAGGCTTTTCCAACGCAAAAGATTGAAAACATTGACCCGTTTTTGTTATTGCATCATGTAAAGACCGTCATACCTAATTATATCAATCCGGTAAAAGCAGGATTCGCACCTCATCCTCATCGAGGTTTTTCTCCAGTTACATTTGTTTTTGAAGGAGGCGTTCATCATCGAGATAGCCGAGGGAATAATAGCATTATTTATGAAGGTGGTGTCCAATGGATGAATTCGGGCATGGGTATAATGCATAGTGAACGACCTCCCCATGACATTCAAAACTTTGGAGGAAAGCAAGAACTTGTGCAACTTTGGATCAATACTCCAAGGGCCCATAAAATGGATCAACCCCAATATTTCCCTATAGCTTCAGCAGAAATACCTTTTATAAAAAGCGATGATGAATTAATTGAGGTCAAAATAGTTGCAGGGGAGTTAAGTGGAATCAAGGGAAGTATTCAACATATTACCCCAATTAATGCCTATGTAATTAAGGCCGAAAAAAACGGAAAAATGCAACTTGAATTACCAAGTAATCATAACGCTTTTTTGTATTTACTTAACGGTCAATTACGAATTGCGGGCTTGGGCCTTGTTGATGCTGAAACCGCTATCAAATTTAACAACGATGGCAAAGTCATTACGATAGAAGCAATCAAGGATTTGCGTGCGATTATCATGACCGGTGAACCCATTAATGAACCTATTGTTGCACACGGCCCATTTGTTATGAATTACGAAGGCGAAATTTTAGAAGCAATGCGTGATTATAGGATGGGAAAAATGGGCATTCTCATTGAAGATTAA